AGGGTTTCAAAGGTTCTAATGTCCAATGCCATCGATTATCGCCAGGTTCCGGACAGTTTCAAAGACAGTATAGAGGCACAGGCCAAAGAAATAGCTTTCAATAGCCTTGGTAAATGGGTGGATAACGATACAGAATTTCTGTTCAATCCCACAGGTGAATGGCAGGCGACCAATTCCTGTAGTGCGGCTGATTCAGGGGTTACAGGCCGCAAGCTTGTCGTTCAGTTCTATGGAGGATATCCCGGAGCACAGTTGGGTGGAGGTTCAGTAGTCAATAAATCGCCGGAAAAGGTAGATTGTTCTGCGGCGTTCGGCGCCCGCTATGCCGCCAAAAATATTGTAGCGGCCGGCCTGGCTACTAAGTGTTCGGTACAACTGGCCTATGCCATCGGTGTTGCCAGACCCATGTCTATCTATGTCGATACCTTTAGAACGGGGATCGTTCCCGATAGAAAGATTGACGATGTTGTAGGAGATGTCTTTGATTTAACTCCCAGAGGTATGATTGAACATTTTGACCTCCTCAATGGGGACATTTACAGAAAATTGCCCAAAACCTTATTTATGGATGATTATATCTGGGAAAAAACTGATAAAATAGATGAAGTAAAAGAAGCAGCAGGTGTTAAATAGCTGACACCTAAAAAATCCCCCCTTGCCCCCTTTACCAAAGGGGGGATGGGGGGATTTTAATATAAAACTAACGAGATCAGGAGAAGAGAATGGAGTTCGACATCAAGGACATCAACCTTGCCGAAGAGGGAAAATTGAGTGTTGAATGGGCCAATAAAAGCATGCCCGTTTTGAATATTATCAAAGAAAGATTCCAAAAAGAAAAACCGTTAAAAGGGGTAAGGCTTGGCACCTGCCTCCATGTTACCACCGAGACGGCAAGCCTCGTGGAAACTCTCAAAGCGGGTGGTGCCGAGATTTCGCTCTGTGCATCAAATCCTCTCAGTACCCAGGATTATGTGACCGCATATCTGGTTAAATATCATGATATCCCTGTTCATGCGATAAATGGTGAGGACACCGATACTTACTATAAGCATATCAACTCAGTACTTGACACAAAACCAACAGTAACGATGGATGATGGCGCCGATCTGGTGTCAACGATACATTCCAAACGTCAGGACCTCATAGAAGAGATCATAGGAGGAACGGAAGAGACCACCACCGGTGTAATAAGATTAAAGGCAATGGCCGACAAGGGGGTTCTTCGCTTTCCCTTGATCGCCGTCAATGACGCCAGTACGAAATATATGTTTGACAATAGATACGGCACTGGTCAGAGCACAATTGACGGTATCATCAGGGCAACGAACCGGCTTATAGCAGGTTCAGTATTTGTAGCATGCGGCTATGGGTGGTGTTCAAAAGGAGTCGCTATGAGGGCTTCCGGAATGGGTGCAAATGTTGTCGTAACTGAGGTAAATCCACTGCGGGCACTTGAAGCTATCATGGATGGCTACAGGGTTATGCCGATTGCCGATGCTGCAGAGATTGGCGATTTTTTCTGTACCCTCACAGGAGATATAAATGTTATCCGAAAGGAACATTTCCTGAAAATGAAAGATGGGGCCATTGTCTCCAATTCGGGACATTTCAATGTTGAACTGGATATTGAGGGTCTGAAAGAGATTTCAACGGGTACCAGGAAAATCAGAAAACATATCGATGAATATACCCTGTCAGAT
The genomic region above belongs to Syntrophales bacterium and contains:
- a CDS encoding methionine adenosyltransferase domain-containing protein, with protein sequence MHITAESVKVGHPDLVADAIAADIIADILDKEHKIGMDIHSMPHCGLEVFLGKGFCIVGGEVATRIYVDIEKSVRETVLSLGYDNFRVGLNGNSMGIFNAIIPQSPDINIGTRADLGKYKEIGAGDQGIMYGFAINETPELLPLTYVLVSKMMRAFENCGNPVFAPDGKGQVTVNYGDDGVPKRVSKVLMSNAIDYRQVPDSFKDSIEAQAKEIAFNSLGKWVDNDTEFLFNPTGEWQATNSCSAADSGVTGRKLVVQFYGGYPGAQLGGGSVVNKSPEKVDCSAAFGARYAAKNIVAAGLATKCSVQLAYAIGVARPMSIYVDTFRTGIVPDRKIDDVVGDVFDLTPRGMIEHFDLLNGDIYRKLPKTLFMDDYIWEKTDKIDEVKEAAGVK
- the ahcY gene encoding adenosylhomocysteinase, giving the protein MEFDIKDINLAEEGKLSVEWANKSMPVLNIIKERFQKEKPLKGVRLGTCLHVTTETASLVETLKAGGAEISLCASNPLSTQDYVTAYLVKYHDIPVHAINGEDTDTYYKHINSVLDTKPTVTMDDGADLVSTIHSKRQDLIEEIIGGTEETTTGVIRLKAMADKGVLRFPLIAVNDASTKYMFDNRYGTGQSTIDGIIRATNRLIAGSVFVACGYGWCSKGVAMRASGMGANVVVTEVNPLRALEAIMDGYRVMPIADAAEIGDFFCTLTGDINVIRKEHFLKMKDGAIVSNSGHFNVELDIEGLKEISTGTRKIRKHIDEYTLSDGKKICLLGEGRLVNLAAAEGHPSSVMDMSFANQALAVEYLVKNAGNLENKVYGVPEDIDKEIARLKLKSMGVKIDTLTEEQEKYLNSWEMGT